CCCGATCCAGAAAAACCGCGGCGCGCATCGTCAGAAAGGCAGTCGGATATAGTGTAAGGCCAGGTCGGTCGTAGCGCAGATTTTCAATCTGCCGTATCGCCGATTTGAAATCGGCCGCGCGTCGGCAAGTCGCAGGCCTTTCGAGTCGGCCGACGCATGCGGAATGCAATTCCGCGAGAAAGCAGATTGCAAATCTGCGCTACGAGGCCAAGAATGTTGTCGCGCGCAATCCACAGGTCACCGCTGAAAACTCCCCAGCAATTCTTCACGGCTCACTTTCGCGGTGCCGATTTTCCCAACGACCACCCCGGCGGCGTGATTGGAAAGAATCGCCGCCTCGAACGGCGACGCCCCTGCCGCAATGGCCAGCGTGAACGTGGCGATGACCGTGTCGCCCGCGCCGGACACGTCGAAGACCTCCTGAGCTACGGTCGGAATATGAAACGGGGCTTCGCTTCTCCGGCAAAGCAGCATGCCTTGATCCCCGAGCGTGATGAGCAACAACGCGGGCTGCAGCCGGGTCAGAAGATTCTCGCTCACCCGCAGCAATTGTTCGTTCTTGAGCGGCTCGGTCGTCTGGCCGCCATCGCTCATCTCAGCCAGTTCGAATGCCTCTTTGCGATTGGGGGTGATCAGGGACAACCCCGCCAGATCGAGATGATGAACGGGCTTGGGATCCAGGCTGAGCCAGATGCCGCGCGCGCGGCACAGAAACTTGACGCGATCCAGCAAGGATTGAGTGACGACGCCTTTGCCGTAGTCGCCCACGATGACCGCAGCGCAGGCCGGCAACTCCTGCTCGATGACCTCGAGCAACCGCCGGAGGCCGCGCGCATCCAGATCGGCGGTGGCTTCGCGGTCCACCCGCACGACTTGCTGTTGGTGCGCGATGATGCGCGTCTTGATGCTCGTGGGCCGGCTCGAAAGCGCCAGAACTCCGGCGTACCCGACACGTTCCTGTTGCAGAAGCCGCTTGAGATTCCGGGCCGAATCATCGCGGCCCACGATGCCCACCAATTCCGTGGCGACGCTCAAACCGGTGAGATTGCGCGCGACATTCGCCGCGCCCCCGGGCATGACG
The DNA window shown above is from Verrucomicrobiota bacterium and carries:
- a CDS encoding carbohydrate kinase: MKTLPVRRVKELLDRAREIRVLVIGDVMLDQFIWGRVGRISPEAPVPVVEFQRESVMPGGAANVARNLTGLSVATELVGIVGRDDSARNLKRLLQQERVGYAGVLALSSRPTSIKTRIIAHQQQVVRVDREATADLDARGLRRLLEVIEQELPACAAVIVGDYGKGVVTQSLLDRVKFLCRARGIWLSLDPKPVHHLDLAGLSLITPNRKEAFELAEMSDGGQTTEPLKNEQLLRVSENLLTRLQPALLLITLGDQGMLLCRRSEAPFHIPTVAQEVFDVSGAGDTVIATFTLAIAAGASPFEAAILSNHAAGVVVGKIGTAKVSREELLGSFQR